Within the Falco rusticolus isolate bFalRus1 chromosome 17, bFalRus1.pri, whole genome shotgun sequence genome, the region ATAAGATTACATTGGGTTTTTTATTCCTGGATCTGAGCAGTGTTAGGAGTTCTGTAACTGCAGTAGTTATGTGGAGACTGTTGGACAAATTCAAGTGATTTTGAGTGTAATGCTTATGTTTTaatcttgcttttaaagaaattttaggAGCTGCAGACACACCATATGAGAAAGGAATATTCAACCTGGAAATAATTGTTCCTGAAAGGTAAGTGGGCAACGACATCTAGCGAAGTAGCTGGTGTAGTACTTCTTTCAAATACAAGTTAAGTGATGTAAGATATTTGCTCCAAGTTGCTACCGCTTTGGTCTTTGCTTTAGCCTCCCAACAAAGAGCATGGTTGGCTAGGCGAGACCCTTCATTTAAGGATGTAATTGTTATTTCCTTTGGCTGATACACTTAGGATGTACTAAGGTGTGTGATTAACAACCTAAAAGCACCATGACAATATCTCTACCTTGTCATTGTGTGAAAGCTTTCTGGAAAGGAGCTCATTCATGAGTAGGAAGCTTCCTatcacttttccttctttgggAAAAGCTACCCAGGAGAGTGCTAGTTGCACACAGCTGAAAGCATCAAAGGGAGAGCAATGCCTCCTCCAAAAATCTGTGGAGGAGGATATCACTTAGTAAATGGCTAGGAGCAGGAAATGATGGTGTTGCTCGAGTGATGAAGCAACTGGCATGCAAATATAGAAATAACTGTGTTTCTTAACACTTATCCCTTAAAGGTACCCATTTGAGCCCCCAAAGATTTGCTTTCTGACCCCTATCTATCATCCTAACATTGACTCCGCTGGAAGGATTTGTCTGGATGTTCTTAAATTACCACCAAAGGTAAGATAGTGCTACTTGGGCATGGGTAAGTGAGCCTGGAGAGGATAATGAACTCCTTATCCTTTTCTTGTAAAAGCCTTATTGAATGTCTGTTTGCTACTGACTTATTTACACAGGAGCACAGGAGTAAAGTTTTTGAGCGGCATCTCCTTTGTTTAGAGACTAGAACATGACCTTCTTTGTTCCATATAAGTTTCCAAGGTTTTAAGGATTGGAGTCAAAGGCATTAGGTGGCCCTCTGAAAACGGGCTACCCCAAACCtgacccagcagagctgtgcaggacacagcctgtggctgccagcctggcttcCTTGGAGAGGCCACAGCCTGTGTGTTGAGAATGGGCCTGGTGTTTTCCGAGAAGGATTAAGTGCTGCAAGCCCTGAAGCAGCTTTTGGGCAGGTCGGGTTTAAATGCTGAGTCCCAAGGTTTCTCTAGGCAGCCTGTGGGcaggtttctttctgcttaaCTGCTTCTTTCACCTTGTTTCCTTGAAGGGTGCATGGAGACCTTCCTTGAACATCTCCACACTGCTGACCTCCATACAGCTGCTGATGGCAGAGCCCAACCCCGATGACCCTCTCATGGCAGACATAGTACGTgagctcctcttcctctcctgtgGCCACGGGTGCAGACCAGGAAGGCACAGTGCATTAGATTTAGGCTGCGCTGCCACTTCACTCACTCTGGATTCGCATGCTAGCATGTCACATAGCAGCATGGCTTGACCTGGCCTGCATTCCGCTGAAGCAGCTGGGGCATGGGGCACAGGGTTTATGCCAGCAGTGAAAAAGAGATGGTAAAGGTCTTGTCCTCCAGCCTGCCAGTGCAAACGGCAGTGTGCATTCAAGTAAAATGAACTTTATGCTTCATGCCGCATGCTTGTAGTGGTGTTGGTCTGGTTCTAGGAGTCCTAAAGCCAGACCTTAGTCCTGGCCTTTTGGTGTGATGTTTGTATTAAATCAAATCTCTGTCTTTGTCTTGCTCATTACATTTAGTCCTCGGAGTACAAGTACAACAAGCAGCTGTTCTTGCTAAATGCCAAAGAGTGGACCGAGAAATATGCAAGCCAGCAAACAAGGGTAAGAAACACACTCTGCTTGCTCAGCTGAGTGTGGCTCCGTCTTTCTTGTCTCAGTTTGCCTTTTGCAATTACTTTGTGCAGCTGTCTTTGGCAGCgttccttctttcctccccttctgttctgtgtttcggaagtgtatttaattttgttgtacGTCAAGATCATTAGATTCActctttccaaataaatgtGCTCATTCACAAATAACAGCAGTGCTTTCcaagaggaaggaaggatgagTAAGGCTAAAGCCTGATAAGGCCCTTCCCCAGGGTCCTCAGCCCAGTTCCTACAGACTCCATGTTCGGCTGTGGCTGCGCCTCATGCTCAGCTATGCCTGTTCTCCACCTGCTCGTCCCCTCACAGACTGGTGTCCCTAATCCCtggtgcagcacagcctccctgccaccaccctgcctctcctgccacCGTTCTGCACCCTGCCTTCCCTCACAGATTagtcacataaaaataaaccacactTAAGCAGATCAAATCCTGTTCCCAAAAAAGTAGTTGTGTGTGGGCCTTCTCCCTTACCTGGGAACTTTCCCTCCCTGCGCCTGATCTAGGCATCGTACTTGCCGAGAGGGGGGCATCTTCTCCCTGGAAGCCCCCCGAGCAGTGCTCACTAATCCAGCTCCGAACATGTTTGCAGGGTAATTGTCTGGGTTGTTAGGGCACAGGGTGAAGAGACCTTTGCAGCAACACGCTTAGCCCCAGAGCAACCTGCCTCGTACATGTGTGTGGTACCTGCAGGCTCAGTCGTCATCCTGCTCTCCTGTCATTCCCCCTTCCTAAAATTTCCAGCGGTGGGAGCAGGGTAATTAAGGGTCGCTGCATAAAAGCTGGAGGCAGAGTCAGTTCTGATCTttgtggggtgctgggagctgaggtGCGCCCACGCAGAGCTGGCAATGCACAGCAGTGCCGAT harbors:
- the UBE2T gene encoding ubiquitin-conjugating enzyme E2 T — encoded protein: MQRASRLKRELSLLTTEPPPGITCWQNENQLDNLRAQILGAADTPYEKGIFNLEIIVPERYPFEPPKICFLTPIYHPNIDSAGRICLDVLKLPPKGAWRPSLNISTLLTSIQLLMAEPNPDDPLMADISSEYKYNKQLFLLNAKEWTEKYASQQTRASKPLEEKANQSETSFANEATVRKRKGSSISKKEKKSCLDS